A single region of the Vibrio cyclitrophicus genome encodes:
- a CDS encoding AarF/ABC1/UbiB kinase family protein yields MSAKERNLPTHRISRFSKFASLATRVAGNVITEGTKQLAQGNRPKAKDLVLTPQNIARLTDQLAHLRGAAMKLGQMLSMDAGDVLEPELADILSRLRSDADPLPAKQLNQVLESSLGMNWKAEFISFNFKPIASASIGQVHQAYSDAGDKLAIKVQYPGIRKSIDSDVDNVGTLLNIVGLIPKSVDYKGLLEEAKKQLHDEADYAREADYATRYYHALKEHNHFVVPKIHPQMSSESVLAMDFIEGVSIEQIEGYDQSTRDFVMRSLLELMFKELFDFKMVQTDPNFANYLYVENTRQIGLLDFGATREYSDRFSDGYRLAFTSVVNHDEQGLNKALEQIGFFSETILPDQRQAILNLVTMACEPMLVDEDYDFKASGLAQKLREAGTILSMEQEYWHTPPADALFLHRKIGGMYLLASRLGAKVNIRRLVEPYLLSAN; encoded by the coding sequence ATGTCGGCAAAAGAGAGAAACCTTCCCACACATCGAATTTCTAGATTCAGTAAGTTTGCCTCGCTGGCGACAAGGGTCGCGGGCAATGTGATAACGGAAGGCACGAAACAGCTCGCACAGGGAAATCGACCCAAAGCAAAAGACTTGGTATTAACGCCCCAAAACATTGCACGACTCACGGACCAACTCGCCCACTTACGCGGTGCGGCGATGAAGCTTGGCCAGATGTTATCGATGGACGCTGGCGATGTTCTCGAACCTGAACTCGCCGACATTCTTTCTCGCCTGCGCTCAGACGCCGACCCACTGCCAGCCAAACAGCTCAATCAAGTGTTAGAAAGTTCGCTCGGAATGAACTGGAAGGCAGAGTTTATCTCCTTCAACTTCAAACCCATCGCCAGTGCATCCATCGGACAAGTTCACCAAGCCTACAGTGATGCAGGAGACAAACTTGCTATCAAAGTTCAATATCCAGGCATTCGAAAAAGTATCGACAGCGACGTAGACAACGTGGGCACACTGCTCAACATTGTTGGGTTGATACCCAAGTCGGTCGACTACAAAGGCTTACTAGAAGAAGCAAAGAAACAGCTCCATGATGAAGCGGATTATGCTCGCGAAGCTGACTACGCGACTCGTTACTATCATGCGCTTAAAGAACACAACCACTTCGTTGTACCTAAGATTCACCCTCAAATGTCTTCAGAATCGGTGCTCGCGATGGACTTCATTGAAGGCGTCTCGATAGAGCAAATAGAAGGTTACGATCAAAGTACTCGTGATTTTGTCATGCGCAGCTTGCTCGAACTCATGTTCAAAGAGTTGTTCGATTTTAAGATGGTGCAAACCGACCCCAACTTCGCCAACTACCTTTACGTTGAAAACACACGCCAGATTGGGCTGTTGGATTTTGGTGCCACCCGTGAATACAGCGATCGCTTCAGTGATGGTTATCGCTTGGCTTTCACTTCTGTGGTCAATCATGATGAGCAGGGGTTAAACAAAGCCCTAGAGCAAATTGGATTTTTTAGTGAGACCATCCTCCCTGACCAGCGCCAAGCCATTCTCAACTTAGTGACAATGGCGTGTGAACCCATGCTTGTCGATGAAGATTACGACTTCAAAGCCAGTGGTTTAGCACAAAAACTTCGTGAAGCAGGAACCATACTCAGCATGGAGCAAGAATATTGGCACACACCACCAGCCGATGCCCTATTCCTCCACCGAAAGATTGGAGGCATGTATCTATTAGCATCTCGCCTTGGAGCCAAGGTCAATATCAGACGCTTGGTGGAGCCCTATTTGCTAAGTGCCAATTGA
- a CDS encoding DUF393 domain-containing protein — protein sequence MTSLTIFYDGTCPLCAKEMAALAKHDVDNKLQTIDIYSEAFSDYPQIDADAANTILHALDENGKLLLGLDVTYQAWRLVGKGWLYAPLRWAIFKPVADWCYLRFAKNRYKVSFWLTGKSRCDGNSCTK from the coding sequence ATGACTTCATTAACGATATTCTACGATGGGACATGTCCATTATGCGCAAAAGAGATGGCGGCACTTGCCAAGCATGATGTCGATAATAAGCTTCAAACCATCGATATCTACAGCGAAGCCTTTTCAGACTACCCTCAGATTGATGCCGACGCAGCCAACACCATTTTGCATGCACTGGATGAGAATGGAAAACTGCTGCTAGGTTTAGACGTGACCTACCAAGCATGGCGCTTAGTAGGAAAAGGTTGGCTATACGCCCCTTTACGTTGGGCGATATTCAAGCCAGTGGCAGACTGGTGTTATTTACGATTTGCCAAGAACCGCTATAAAGTCTCGTTCTGGTTAACCGGAAAGTCGCGCTGCGATGGTAACAGCTGCACAAAATAG
- a CDS encoding DUF1439 domain-containing protein gives MTAKSMSRFIIAFIALMLSSCVSYSVTEQEMTNYLQDSVMLEQEVGVQNVMYAQVAVDDLAVQIGRADAERVSVLANSNAKVQVFNLPNMGLDLDIEFSAIPEYDKETGEVYLKSLRLERFEEKGKQLSPEIEKLLKPAVSMIGFALSQSPVYKLDSNKVQESLIKSSEPNLVIKDNKLVIELFD, from the coding sequence ATGACAGCGAAATCAATGAGCCGTTTTATTATAGCCTTCATAGCGCTAATGCTAAGTAGTTGTGTGAGCTACAGCGTTACTGAACAAGAAATGACGAACTACCTGCAAGATTCGGTGATGTTAGAACAAGAAGTCGGTGTGCAAAACGTTATGTATGCACAAGTGGCGGTTGATGACTTAGCGGTGCAAATTGGTCGAGCTGATGCCGAGCGAGTGTCTGTTCTGGCGAATAGCAATGCAAAGGTTCAAGTGTTTAACTTGCCAAACATGGGGCTAGATCTGGATATCGAGTTCAGCGCGATTCCCGAATACGACAAAGAGACTGGAGAGGTCTACTTAAAGTCTCTGCGTCTAGAACGTTTTGAGGAAAAGGGAAAGCAGCTTTCTCCTGAGATAGAGAAGTTACTTAAGCCTGCCGTTTCTATGATTGGCTTTGCTTTGTCTCAGTCACCGGTTTACAAATTGGACAGCAATAAGGTTCAAGAGTCATTGATCAAGTCATCGGAACCTAATCTGGTGATTAAAGACAATAAGCTAGTTATTGAGTTGTTTGACTAA
- the soxR gene encoding redox-sensitive transcriptional activator SoxR — MRNIVYLTIGQLSERSGVAPSALRFYETKGLIASIRTNGNQRRYQSAMLRRIALIQVAQSIGFTLEEITEELSTLPMNQTATKRDWERVAKKWQGQLDSKMAQIKSLQENLTGCIGCGCLSMQKCHLLNPEDILHDQGQGAQRIAE; from the coding sequence ATGAGAAACATCGTATATTTGACGATAGGGCAGTTATCGGAGCGCAGCGGTGTGGCTCCTTCGGCATTGCGCTTTTATGAAACCAAAGGGTTGATTGCTTCGATTCGTACTAACGGAAATCAACGCCGTTATCAATCAGCCATGCTGCGAAGAATAGCATTGATACAAGTCGCGCAGTCGATAGGTTTCACGCTGGAAGAGATTACCGAAGAGCTATCTACCTTACCTATGAACCAGACTGCGACTAAGCGCGACTGGGAGCGAGTGGCAAAGAAGTGGCAAGGGCAACTCGACAGCAAGATGGCGCAGATTAAATCGCTACAAGAAAACCTAACCGGCTGTATCGGTTGCGGATGTTTGAGTATGCAAAAGTGCCATCTATTAAACCCTGAAGATATCTTGCATGACCAGGGGCAGGGCGCTCAGCGTATTGCTGAGTAG
- a CDS encoding carbohydrate deacetylase, with amino-acid sequence MKLILNADDFGLTETVNHGIVECFKAGVVKSTTIMMNQPGTLHAIELYHQGLVPEVGLHFTVTAGKPLSAPELVPSLVDDQGNFLDKATLFNKADVVEAEVMLELNAQYQAAINAGLKINHIDSHHFGGVYKALKAAFTRMVNSIGLPVRRIDNILSGQDSLLVPTPNAFDMRFFDDGVSLNNLQDILLSYQTAMPNGTVELMCHPSLTASEELKSLSGYNEKRVEEHTILTSPTLKQWLADNHIECIGFDDLKRIETRA; translated from the coding sequence ATGAAACTAATACTGAACGCCGATGATTTCGGCCTCACTGAAACGGTAAATCATGGCATTGTTGAATGCTTCAAAGCAGGTGTAGTGAAGTCAACCACCATCATGATGAATCAACCGGGTACACTGCACGCGATTGAACTTTATCATCAAGGTTTAGTCCCTGAAGTTGGCTTGCACTTTACAGTTACTGCAGGAAAACCCCTTAGCGCACCTGAATTAGTACCAAGTTTAGTTGATGACCAAGGTAATTTCTTAGACAAAGCGACCTTGTTCAACAAAGCCGACGTGGTCGAAGCCGAAGTTATGCTAGAACTTAACGCGCAATACCAAGCAGCTATCAATGCAGGTTTAAAGATCAACCATATCGATAGCCATCACTTTGGTGGTGTCTATAAGGCATTAAAAGCGGCATTTACTCGAATGGTAAACAGCATAGGCCTACCAGTAAGACGTATTGATAATATTCTGAGCGGGCAAGATTCTCTCTTAGTACCGACACCTAACGCTTTTGACATGCGCTTTTTTGATGACGGGGTCTCTCTTAACAACTTGCAAGATATTCTGTTGAGCTACCAAACTGCCATGCCTAACGGTACTGTCGAGTTGATGTGTCACCCATCATTGACCGCAAGTGAAGAGCTAAAATCGTTGTCTGGCTACAATGAAAAGAGAGTGGAAGAACACACGATCTTAACCAGCCCAACACTGAAACAATGGCTTGCAGATAACCACATCGAGTGCATAGGCTTCGATGATTTGAAACGGATAGAAACCAGAGCCTAA
- a CDS encoding LysR family transcriptional regulator, with amino-acid sequence MGLFENRQQTLSLLHTFSVAAKHLSFTLAADELFLTQGGVSHRIKKLEQQLKFNLFVRKTRKLELTPEGQRVLSMLNVSFESIFSELMDIQTGELSGELYIATSPYFASSWLMPRLPEFRRLYPNLSIKLQTKQNQSDFQFEPYDVAIFYSEGHYPNHYSERLFSGVRTPVCSPEYAKRFKLNQGIQNLDDVRFIHSGDITAWQRWLYEAQSDTDCALQCDYYSDNRLAMDAAILSMGLALGRLEFMTPQIEQGLLVAPFMSIESGKGYDLVCPKGMEQRTKFQVFTQWVKQQL; translated from the coding sequence ATGGGGCTATTCGAAAATCGCCAACAAACGCTGTCACTGCTGCACACCTTTAGTGTTGCAGCTAAGCACCTAAGTTTTACGCTTGCCGCCGATGAGCTCTTCTTAACGCAGGGAGGGGTCAGCCATCGCATTAAAAAATTGGAACAACAATTGAAGTTCAACTTGTTTGTGCGCAAGACAAGAAAGCTCGAACTGACGCCAGAAGGTCAGCGCGTGTTATCCATGCTGAACGTGTCGTTTGAGTCTATCTTTTCCGAACTCATGGATATTCAAACGGGTGAGCTAAGTGGGGAGTTATACATCGCGACATCGCCTTATTTTGCTTCCTCGTGGTTAATGCCGCGCTTGCCAGAGTTCAGACGCTTGTATCCGAATCTAAGCATCAAACTGCAAACCAAACAGAACCAGTCAGACTTCCAGTTTGAACCTTATGACGTGGCAATTTTCTATAGCGAAGGCCATTACCCAAACCATTACAGTGAGCGATTATTCAGTGGAGTAAGAACCCCTGTGTGCAGTCCTGAATACGCGAAACGCTTCAAACTAAACCAAGGCATACAAAATTTGGATGACGTTCGTTTCATCCACAGTGGCGATATTACCGCTTGGCAACGTTGGTTGTATGAAGCTCAAAGTGATACCGACTGCGCGCTTCAGTGTGACTATTACAGCGATAACCGCTTAGCGATGGATGCGGCGATATTATCGATGGGGCTGGCATTGGGGCGGTTAGAGTTTATGACACCACAGATTGAACAAGGCTTATTAGTCGCGCCTTTTATGAGCATTGAATCAGGTAAAGGGTATGATTTGGTGTGCCCTAAAGGCATGGAACAACGAACTAAGTTTCAGGTTTTTACTCAATGGGTTAAGCAACAGTTGTGA
- a CDS encoding VOC family protein, which yields MFSHVFLGTEDIERAQAFYDPIMKVLGYSEGSVDPKGRCVYVSQTGVLGLTKPIDGQPATHGNGMTIGFLASSPEMVDEWHRIGVENGGTSIENGPGARGSDERRLYMAYLRDPDGNKICATHFMP from the coding sequence ATGTTCAGTCATGTTTTTCTCGGTACCGAAGATATTGAACGCGCACAGGCTTTTTATGACCCAATCATGAAAGTGCTTGGTTATAGCGAAGGCTCTGTGGATCCCAAAGGGCGCTGTGTTTACGTTAGCCAAACGGGTGTATTGGGTTTAACCAAACCGATTGATGGCCAACCAGCGACGCACGGTAATGGTATGACGATAGGATTCTTGGCAAGTTCACCAGAAATGGTGGATGAATGGCATCGCATCGGTGTCGAAAATGGTGGTACTAGCATTGAAAACGGACCCGGAGCGAGAGGTTCTGATGAGCGTCGCTTGTATATGGCTTACTTGCGAGACCCTGATGGAAACAAGATTTGTGCAACTCACTTTATGCCATAG
- a CDS encoding globin: MKPNELFYESFERCRIDQEFLETFLADFCEHNPRFSERFEKIGLEQQTKMLKASIILIYNSSGLPSVRNSVKRLGKQHKDLGMDISEQELNEWFHSLLNTVKQYDPHYNEQVEQAWTETLDAGLTIMKKECVEK; encoded by the coding sequence ATGAAACCGAACGAACTGTTTTATGAAAGCTTTGAGCGCTGCCGGATTGACCAAGAGTTTCTAGAAACGTTTTTGGCAGATTTTTGCGAGCATAATCCAAGGTTTTCAGAACGTTTTGAAAAGATAGGATTAGAGCAGCAAACCAAGATGCTCAAAGCTTCTATCATCCTGATTTACAACTCTTCTGGTCTGCCAAGTGTGCGAAACTCCGTAAAAAGGCTCGGTAAACAGCACAAAGATCTCGGCATGGACATCTCTGAACAAGAGCTCAACGAGTGGTTTCATTCACTGTTGAATACGGTCAAACAATACGATCCGCATTATAACGAGCAAGTTGAACAAGCTTGGACAGAAACGCTGGATGCTGGTCTAACGATCATGAAAAAAGAGTGTGTTGAAAAATAA
- a CDS encoding DUF4345 domain-containing protein has protein sequence MKLQSVFLFAAVLGLTPIALSYGYEPVISMNYLFGIDASSVNVTHIFRAMMGLYLALALFWVSGALIKKYRLPALYSLVVFMLGLAAGRVISLVLDGMPHWLLFVYLILELGFGLVGIKMIHKEQSETV, from the coding sequence ATGAAGCTGCAAAGTGTTTTCTTGTTCGCCGCAGTCTTAGGCTTAACGCCTATTGCGTTGTCTTACGGCTACGAGCCGGTTATTTCTATGAATTACCTTTTCGGAATCGATGCTAGTTCTGTCAACGTGACTCATATTTTTCGAGCAATGATGGGGCTGTATTTGGCACTCGCTCTGTTTTGGGTTAGTGGCGCATTGATAAAAAAATATCGACTGCCAGCGCTTTATAGTTTGGTGGTTTTTATGTTGGGTTTGGCTGCAGGCCGAGTCATCAGCTTAGTATTAGATGGCATGCCGCACTGGCTGCTTTTTGTCTATTTAATCTTGGAGCTTGGCTTTGGTTTGGTCGGAATAAAAATGATTCACAAAGAACAATCTGAAACAGTATAA
- a CDS encoding arylsulfatase has product MKGIFHLLTLSVLSSFSLSAWSAQEQPNIFVIFTDDIGISNLSAYHNGVMSSQTPNIDSIAEKGMLLTDYYAQPSCTAGRSAFLTGQLPVRTGMHTVGLPGGPVGLSTDTPTLPEVLKTMGYVTGQFGKNHLGDRDEYLPTMHGFDEYWGWLYHLNAMEYTEDPDWPKDGSLDAFAPRNVIYSKSDGKGGQSIEDDGALNIERMRTLDDEVNKHAINFIERAVEAEKPFFTWYCPSRGHVWTHLSPEYEAMLGQNGWGLQEVVMKDLDDHVGEMLAKIDELGIADNTIIIFTSDNGPEIMTWPDGGMTPFHGEKGTTWEGGVRAPALVSWPGKIPAGSVGNGIFDGMDWLPTLVAAAGGPTDLKEKMLKGHDGFKAHLDGYNQVDMLTEKGESNRNEIYYYERDKLQAVRVGDWKAHFIVQNRGWGGPKDELNAPLLFNLRRDPYERAAEESGMYLKWMGEKMWAFGPAQAAIQQHLATFQEWPPVTPETPAEKVGGVGN; this is encoded by the coding sequence ATGAAAGGGATTTTTCACCTTCTTACCTTGAGCGTGTTGAGTAGCTTTTCGCTATCGGCATGGTCGGCACAAGAACAACCTAATATCTTCGTCATTTTCACCGATGATATTGGGATCTCAAACCTGAGCGCTTATCACAATGGCGTGATGAGTAGCCAAACACCAAACATTGATAGTATTGCTGAGAAGGGAATGCTTCTGACAGACTACTATGCGCAGCCATCTTGTACCGCCGGTCGCTCTGCTTTCTTAACCGGGCAATTACCAGTTAGAACCGGAATGCATACGGTTGGACTGCCGGGTGGCCCTGTGGGTTTAAGCACTGATACACCAACACTTCCCGAGGTATTAAAAACCATGGGTTATGTGACAGGTCAATTTGGCAAAAATCATTTGGGTGACAGAGATGAATATCTTCCAACGATGCATGGTTTTGACGAATATTGGGGTTGGTTATATCACTTGAATGCCATGGAATATACTGAAGATCCAGACTGGCCAAAAGATGGATCGTTAGATGCATTTGCTCCTCGAAACGTGATTTACTCTAAATCTGATGGCAAAGGTGGGCAAAGCATTGAAGATGACGGTGCGCTTAATATCGAGCGTATGAGGACATTGGATGATGAAGTAAACAAACATGCGATCAACTTCATTGAACGAGCCGTAGAAGCGGAGAAGCCATTTTTTACTTGGTACTGTCCATCACGAGGTCATGTATGGACGCACCTTTCTCCTGAATACGAAGCGATGCTTGGCCAAAATGGTTGGGGGCTTCAAGAAGTCGTGATGAAAGATCTGGATGATCATGTCGGTGAAATGTTGGCGAAAATAGACGAACTTGGCATCGCTGATAATACTATTATTATTTTCACGTCCGACAACGGCCCTGAAATTATGACATGGCCAGACGGTGGTATGACACCATTCCATGGTGAAAAAGGCACAACTTGGGAAGGTGGCGTAAGAGCCCCTGCACTGGTTAGCTGGCCGGGTAAAATCCCTGCGGGTAGTGTCGGTAATGGTATCTTTGATGGTATGGATTGGCTACCAACCTTGGTTGCAGCCGCAGGTGGTCCAACAGATTTAAAAGAAAAAATGCTTAAAGGCCACGATGGCTTTAAAGCGCACCTCGATGGTTACAATCAAGTCGACATGCTGACGGAAAAAGGCGAATCTAATCGTAATGAAATTTACTATTATGAACGAGATAAGCTACAAGCTGTTCGCGTAGGTGATTGGAAAGCTCACTTTATTGTGCAAAACCGTGGATGGGGTGGTCCGAAAGATGAATTGAATGCGCCGTTACTCTTCAATCTACGTCGTGACCCTTATGAAAGAGCGGCAGAAGAGTCAGGTATGTACTTGAAGTGGATGGGCGAAAAAATGTGGGCATTTGGTCCTGCTCAAGCTGCTATCCAACAACATCTAGCGACATTCCAAGAATGGCCTCCAGTAACACCTGAAACACCAGCAGAGAAAGTAGGTGGCGTGGGTAACTAG
- a CDS encoding LacI family DNA-binding transcriptional regulator, translated as MNSPKHSTASKPTVTSKDVAKLAGVSQSTVSRVFVPGSSVSEKTKQKVFDAAKSLNYRPNAFARSLTTNESKLIGLVFPDADYPIHMKTLQLISTELQKQGYSAVLIPWQVDGNDNHSIPNIFQYRVDGVIAASATFNKSLYEECEEFDIPIVQFARVVEGTKSSHVVSDNYAAGQVAAQHLHSVGTKSAVYLTGNVPTYTNGEREAGFCSEFEELTGEQARVIEADYDYLDSLETIRTLFSEPTSPQAIFCATDNLAMAVMDVARLEFNLRIPEDLQVIGFDDIPQTQWLNYQLTTFKQDFRRLARESVKIVVSQIQEQDTSLIKLMVPVKFIERKTTLK; from the coding sequence ATGAACTCTCCAAAACACTCCACTGCGTCAAAGCCAACCGTCACATCTAAAGATGTCGCTAAACTTGCTGGCGTTTCTCAATCAACTGTATCTCGCGTATTTGTACCGGGCAGTTCGGTGTCTGAAAAGACCAAGCAAAAAGTGTTCGATGCAGCAAAATCGTTGAATTATCGTCCCAATGCCTTTGCCCGCAGTCTAACGACAAATGAGTCCAAATTGATTGGCTTAGTTTTCCCAGATGCTGACTACCCTATTCACATGAAAACACTGCAGCTTATCTCCACTGAACTACAAAAACAGGGGTATTCTGCGGTGTTGATCCCTTGGCAAGTTGATGGCAACGATAACCACTCAATTCCCAATATCTTCCAATACCGAGTTGATGGAGTAATTGCAGCTTCTGCGACCTTTAATAAATCGCTTTATGAAGAGTGTGAAGAGTTTGACATCCCTATCGTTCAGTTCGCACGTGTTGTTGAAGGGACGAAGAGTAGCCATGTTGTGAGCGACAACTATGCTGCTGGCCAAGTTGCTGCTCAGCATTTGCATAGCGTTGGTACTAAATCAGCGGTTTACCTAACAGGCAACGTACCGACTTACACCAACGGCGAGCGTGAAGCAGGGTTCTGCTCAGAATTTGAAGAACTTACCGGTGAACAAGCTCGTGTTATTGAAGCCGACTATGACTATCTTGATTCGCTAGAAACTATTCGTACTCTGTTTTCAGAACCTACGTCGCCTCAAGCTATTTTCTGCGCGACAGATAACCTAGCGATGGCCGTCATGGATGTGGCACGCTTAGAATTCAATCTGCGTATTCCTGAAGATCTTCAAGTGATTGGTTTTGATGATATTCCACAAACTCAGTGGTTGAACTACCAATTGACCACCTTCAAGCAAGATTTCAGACGCCTTGCCCGTGAATCAGTGAAAATTGTCGTTAGCCAGATTCAAGAGCAAGACACTAGCTTGATTAAGCTGATGGTGCCAGTGAAATTCATCGAACGAAAAACGACGCTAAAATAG
- a CDS encoding porin has protein sequence MKKSILSAVILTALTSGSAFAAHTFTNDAGDSLTLDGRFDVRYQDKGGDHNGEWNSGSSRFGLKGQMGLDNGWTGFGHAEWGYNSGASGDNIYDRLLYAGVEHDKYGKIAAGTKQWSTFYDVAWYTDLGRVFGTRGSGVYNLSDWGIASGTGRAENSITYRNSINDQVSYGFTYQTTREEVALASNATASLKNGMGASITYKPVDGVTLGAAYHQNEIADLDAGVVGVENGDNMRIMLLGANYSNGGFYAGATFHVGENWEATSQGGTDVMLDTLGGEIYTYYHFENGLRPTLNYNYMEDRDNETDGYERNLLIPGVEYHFQKNKFLVWTEYQFDLGKDQFVGNKFENRDDQFAAGIRYYF, from the coding sequence ATGAAAAAGTCGATTCTTTCAGCAGTGATCCTAACAGCACTTACCTCGGGTTCTGCTTTTGCTGCACATACTTTCACCAATGATGCGGGCGATAGCCTTACTTTAGACGGTCGTTTCGACGTTCGTTACCAAGATAAGGGCGGCGACCATAACGGTGAGTGGAACAGCGGTAGCTCTCGTTTCGGCCTTAAAGGTCAAATGGGACTCGATAACGGCTGGACTGGCTTTGGCCATGCTGAATGGGGTTACAACTCAGGTGCTAGCGGCGACAATATTTACGACCGACTTCTATACGCAGGCGTAGAGCACGACAAATACGGCAAGATTGCTGCTGGTACTAAGCAGTGGTCTACTTTCTATGACGTCGCATGGTACACCGACTTAGGTCGTGTCTTCGGTACTCGCGGCTCAGGTGTTTACAACCTTTCTGACTGGGGTATTGCTTCTGGTACAGGCCGCGCGGAAAACTCCATTACTTACCGTAACTCAATCAACGACCAAGTAAGCTACGGCTTCACTTACCAAACGACACGTGAAGAAGTTGCACTAGCGAGTAATGCGACAGCTTCATTGAAAAACGGTATGGGTGCGTCGATCACTTACAAACCGGTTGATGGTGTAACTCTTGGTGCTGCTTATCACCAAAATGAAATTGCAGACCTAGACGCAGGTGTGGTTGGTGTAGAAAACGGCGACAACATGCGTATCATGCTGTTGGGCGCAAACTACAGCAACGGCGGTTTCTACGCAGGTGCTACTTTCCATGTTGGCGAAAACTGGGAAGCAACGAGCCAAGGCGGTACGGATGTGATGCTCGATACCCTAGGTGGTGAAATCTACACGTACTACCATTTCGAAAACGGCCTACGCCCTACGTTGAACTACAACTACATGGAAGATCGTGATAACGAGACAGATGGCTATGAGCGTAACTTGCTTATCCCTGGTGTTGAATACCACTTCCAGAAGAACAAATTCCTAGTTTGGACCGAGTACCAATTCGACCTAGGTAAAGATCAGTTTGTTGGTAACAAATTCGAAAACCGTGATGACCAGTTCGCGGCAGGTATTCGTTACTACTTCTAA
- a CDS encoding nuclear transport factor 2 family protein — MSKYQEAKRIVREYFDAMENATHENVAEVLKAHTSEDYLWRGVYPFREQEGAQAAADVFWAPMMKSMTRMQRRQDIFIGGNNEVNPDEIWVMSMGHFMGLFDAEYLGMRPTGKIMNVRYAEFNCVVGGKITKTGLFLDLLGMMDQAGCYPLPPSTGKHFVYPGPRNHDGLLFEDAAPEEGVATLALVNKMVDDLSALNDSGAMGCPPEVLAKSWSKDMIWYGPCGIGASYTIPRYQQQHQLPFRNNLKDKKFNGHVCRFAEGNFSCFFGWPNLSNTPTGGFLGMTGGEVRANMQVVDVYYRDGDKLSENWVLIDLPYWLQQQGLDVFERTSSIMNPTL; from the coding sequence ATGTCTAAATATCAAGAAGCTAAACGCATTGTTCGTGAATACTTCGATGCAATGGAAAACGCAACTCACGAGAACGTTGCTGAAGTTTTAAAAGCACACACTTCTGAAGACTACTTGTGGCGCGGCGTTTACCCATTCCGTGAGCAAGAAGGCGCTCAAGCGGCAGCTGACGTTTTCTGGGCGCCAATGATGAAGTCAATGACTCGCATGCAGCGTCGTCAAGACATCTTCATCGGTGGTAACAACGAAGTTAACCCAGATGAGATTTGGGTAATGAGCATGGGTCACTTCATGGGTCTATTCGACGCTGAGTACCTAGGCATGCGCCCTACTGGCAAGATCATGAACGTTCGCTACGCAGAATTTAACTGTGTTGTTGGCGGAAAAATCACAAAGACCGGCCTGTTCCTAGATCTACTTGGCATGATGGATCAAGCGGGTTGTTACCCACTTCCACCATCAACTGGTAAGCACTTCGTTTACCCTGGTCCACGTAACCACGATGGTCTGCTATTCGAAGACGCGGCTCCTGAAGAAGGCGTTGCAACACTAGCACTAGTAAACAAAATGGTTGATGACCTGTCTGCTCTTAACGACAGCGGCGCGATGGGCTGCCCACCAGAAGTGCTAGCGAAGAGCTGGTCAAAAGACATGATTTGGTACGGCCCATGTGGTATCGGCGCGTCTTACACGATTCCTCGCTACCAACAACAGCACCAACTTCCTTTCCGTAACAACCTGAAAGACAAGAAGTTTAACGGCCACGTTTGTCGTTTCGCTGAAGGCAACTTCTCTTGCTTCTTCGGTTGGCCAAACCTATCAAACACACCAACAGGTGGCTTCCTAGGTATGACTGGCGGTGAAGTACGTGCAAACATGCAAGTAGTTGACGTTTACTACCGTGACGGTGACAAACTGTCTGAGAACTGGGTTCTTATCGACCTTCCTTACTGGCTACAACAGCAAGGTCTAGATGTGTTCGAACGCACTTCAAGCATCATGAACCCAACGCTGTAA